One Methylomonas sp. LL1 DNA window includes the following coding sequences:
- the fdxB gene encoding ferredoxin III, nif-specific produces the protein MSEFVTGTTFGGTVWTPSYVSDINQRNCIGCGRCFKVCPRDVFDLVEKDEVLSAEDFGDDYGDFEDDDDNSMVMSLKNAADCIGCEACSKVCPKDCFTHQHKAAA, from the coding sequence ATGAGCGAATTTGTAACCGGAACCACTTTTGGCGGAACAGTTTGGACACCGTCCTATGTGTCCGATATTAATCAGCGCAATTGCATAGGCTGTGGCCGCTGCTTCAAGGTTTGTCCGCGCGATGTGTTCGACTTGGTCGAGAAGGACGAGGTGCTGTCGGCCGAGGATTTCGGCGACGACTACGGCGACTTCGAGGACGATGACGACAACAGCATGGTGATGAGTCTTAAAAATGCGGCGGACTGCATCGGCTGCGAGGCGTGTTCCAAGGTTTGTCCCAAGGATTGTTTTACGCATCAGCATAAGGCAGCGGCATAG
- a CDS encoding CCE_0567 family metalloprotein yields the protein MSDEELKKLEKEVKKTKRLAGEAAMELHDLIEDRLPDAYGELMAVAQNTYDACKAWDEANKKFLAASEATA from the coding sequence ATGAGCGACGAAGAACTGAAAAAACTGGAAAAAGAGGTCAAGAAAACCAAACGCCTGGCCGGTGAAGCGGCGATGGAGTTACACGACTTGATCGAGGATAGGCTGCCCGATGCCTATGGCGAACTGATGGCTGTCGCCCAGAATACCTATGACGCTTGCAAAGCCTGGGACGAAGCCAATAAGAAATTTTTGGCCGCAAGCGAAGCAACTGCCTGA
- a CDS encoding NifX-associated nitrogen fixation protein translates to MSQPALAVETNDPYMTSEIVVEMIKQLRALDTYDTYEGWSDEKIIDPLVLTKERKREIPIIGDPDEITLARVKAYYNSLASLIEKKGGLMAVPVINITHEGFGRAFILVGKLIVVDKTLRDVHRFGFPSLEDLSEKSESAIGNALELIEKFREVAEY, encoded by the coding sequence ATGTCCCAACCCGCATTAGCCGTTGAAACCAACGACCCTTACATGACTTCGGAAATCGTCGTCGAAATGATCAAGCAACTTCGCGCATTGGATACTTACGATACCTATGAAGGTTGGTCCGATGAAAAAATCATCGACCCATTAGTGTTGACCAAGGAACGCAAACGTGAAATTCCGATTATCGGCGACCCCGACGAAATCACCTTGGCGCGTGTTAAAGCGTATTACAACAGCTTGGCATCATTGATCGAGAAAAAAGGCGGCTTGATGGCCGTGCCCGTTATCAATATCACGCACGAAGGTTTTGGCCGGGCATTTATTCTGGTCGGCAAGTTGATCGTGGTCGATAAAACCTTGCGCGATGTGCATCGTTTCGGTTTCCCCAGCCTGGAAGACCTGAGCGAGAAATCAGAGTCGGCCATCGGTAACGCGCTTGAGTTGATCGAAAAATTCCGAGAAGTTGCCGAATATTGA
- the nifX gene encoding nitrogen fixation protein NifX, translated as METAIKVAFATTDMVHVNQHFGSARSFAVYAVDPEQVEILEAAQFGDLAQDGNEDKLSVKLQLLDGCAAVYCQAVGASAIKQIIAQGIQPIKVHEGSTIKDLLADLQAEMKSGPSSWLAKAINQHKGPNAERFDAMEDEGWEE; from the coding sequence ATGGAAACCGCCATTAAAGTCGCTTTTGCCACCACCGACATGGTTCACGTCAACCAACATTTCGGTTCGGCCCGGTCGTTTGCCGTCTATGCGGTCGATCCGGAACAAGTTGAAATATTGGAGGCCGCCCAATTCGGCGATCTGGCCCAGGACGGCAACGAAGACAAGTTGTCGGTCAAGCTGCAATTGCTGGATGGTTGCGCCGCCGTTTATTGCCAGGCGGTCGGCGCGTCGGCGATCAAACAGATCATCGCCCAGGGCATACAGCCGATCAAGGTTCACGAAGGCAGCACCATCAAGGATTTACTGGCCGATTTGCAGGCCGAAATGAAATCCGGCCCATCAAGCTGGTTGGCCAAGGCCATTAATCAGCATAAAGGCCCGAATGCCGAGAGGTTTGATGCAATGGAGGATGAGGGCTGGGAAGAGTGA
- the nifN gene encoding nitrogenase iron-molybdenum cofactor biosynthesis protein NifN: protein MAEIIKRNKALSVNPLKASQPMGGSLACLGFDRAIPMLHGSQGCTAFAKVFFVRHFREPIPLQTTAMDQASSVLGADENVIEGIKAIAEKSNPALITVLTTGLAETQGCDVHRNVREFREKYPEYAHVAVVAVNTPDFTGCVETGFAATIYEIVKVLVPDAASSGTKPGNRQRQVNVLVSPMLTPGDLESLRDLIEQFNLRPVLIPDVSESLDGSLTEDEFSPVTIGGTLVSEMATLGEARATLVIGASLQKAGELLQQKTGVPSHYFDHLYGLEANDALIMALAEISEQPVPQKIERQRSQLQDAMLDTHFMLGQLRVAIAADPDQLNAFIHLVKGMGAQVVAAISAGNTPLLAKAPVDSIKIGDLEDLELMAKENRAQLLIGNSHAVGSAERLGIPILRAGFPLYDIIGGYQKTWIGYRGTRQALFDLANLVINFAHEEIEVYHSPYAQKPESERQACSPSCH, encoded by the coding sequence ATGGCTGAAATCATCAAACGCAACAAAGCCCTGTCGGTCAACCCGCTGAAAGCCAGCCAACCGATGGGCGGATCGCTGGCCTGTCTGGGTTTCGACCGGGCGATTCCGATGCTGCACGGTTCGCAAGGTTGCACCGCGTTCGCCAAGGTATTTTTCGTCCGCCATTTCCGCGAGCCTATCCCGTTGCAAACCACGGCAATGGATCAGGCCAGCTCGGTGCTGGGCGCCGATGAAAACGTCATCGAAGGCATCAAGGCTATTGCCGAAAAGTCCAACCCGGCCCTGATCACGGTGTTGACCACCGGCCTGGCCGAAACCCAGGGCTGCGATGTGCACCGCAACGTCCGCGAGTTTCGGGAAAAGTATCCGGAATACGCGCATGTGGCTGTGGTGGCGGTTAACACCCCGGATTTTACCGGCTGCGTGGAAACTGGTTTCGCCGCCACCATCTACGAAATCGTCAAGGTCCTGGTACCGGATGCGGCCAGCTCCGGCACCAAGCCGGGCAATCGCCAACGCCAAGTCAACGTGCTGGTCAGTCCGATGTTGACGCCGGGCGACCTGGAATCCTTGCGGGATTTGATCGAGCAATTCAATTTGCGGCCGGTGCTGATACCCGACGTATCCGAATCGCTGGACGGCAGCTTGACCGAAGACGAGTTTTCGCCGGTCACCATCGGCGGCACCTTGGTGTCGGAAATGGCGACCCTGGGCGAAGCCAGGGCGACCTTGGTAATCGGCGCCTCGCTGCAAAAAGCCGGCGAGCTGTTGCAGCAAAAAACCGGCGTGCCCAGCCATTATTTCGATCATCTGTATGGTCTGGAAGCCAACGACGCCCTGATCATGGCCTTGGCCGAAATCAGCGAACAACCGGTGCCGCAAAAGATAGAACGCCAGCGTTCACAATTGCAGGACGCCATGCTCGACACCCATTTCATGCTCGGCCAGTTACGAGTCGCCATCGCCGCCGACCCGGATCAGCTCAATGCCTTCATTCATTTGGTGAAAGGCATGGGCGCGCAAGTGGTGGCGGCGATCAGCGCCGGCAATACGCCGTTATTGGCGAAAGCGCCGGTCGACAGTATCAAGATCGGTGACCTGGAAGATTTGGAGCTGATGGCCAAGGAAAATAGGGCGCAATTGCTGATCGGTAATTCGCACGCGGTCGGCAGTGCTGAGCGTTTGGGAATTCCGATCCTGCGTGCGGGTTTTCCGTTGTACGACATCATTGGCGGCTATCAAAAAACCTGGATCGGCTATCGCGGTACAAGGCAAGCCTTGTTCGACCTGGCCAATCTGGTGATAAATTTCGCCCACGAAGAAATTGAGGTCTATCACTCTCCTTATGCGCAAAAACCCGAATCCGAACGACAAGCTTGCTCGCCGTCATGTCATTAA
- the nifE gene encoding nitrogenase iron-molybdenum cofactor biosynthesis protein NifE — MKSSKDIAELLDEPACEHNKKEKSGCAKPKPGSAAGGCAFDGAQIALLPIADVAHIVHGPIACAGSSWDNRGTRSSGSELYRIGMTTDLTEQDVVMGRSEKRLFHSIKQAIDSYNPPAVFIYNTCVPALVGDDINATCKSAAERWGVPVIPIDCAGFYGTKNLGNRIAGDAMVKHVIGTRDPDPLPPGTERPGIKVHDVNLVGEYNIAGEFWHVLPLLDEMGLRVLCTLSGDARFREVQTMHKAEVNMMVCSKAMVNVARKLQQSYGTPWFEGSFYGITDTSQALRDFARVINDPDLIERTEAIIAREEARIRELLAPWKERLKGKRVLLFTGGVKSWSVISALQDLGMVVVATGTKKSTEEDKARIRELMGEDTLMIEDGSPKQLIQIVHDYKADILIAGGRNMYTALKAKIPFLDINQEREFGYEGYQGMLELVRQLALTLESPVWSSVRATAPWKTAKSLNTTIGCADEGGASAANDAIHSAQAVGA; from the coding sequence ATGAAATCGAGCAAAGACATTGCGGAACTGTTAGACGAGCCAGCCTGCGAGCATAACAAGAAGGAAAAGTCCGGCTGCGCCAAACCGAAACCCGGTTCGGCGGCGGGCGGTTGCGCCTTCGACGGCGCGCAGATTGCGCTGTTGCCGATCGCCGATGTCGCCCATATCGTCCATGGGCCGATAGCCTGCGCCGGCAGTTCCTGGGATAACCGCGGCACCCGCTCTTCCGGCTCCGAGTTGTACCGGATCGGCATGACCACTGATTTGACCGAACAGGACGTGGTGATGGGCCGTAGCGAGAAACGGCTGTTCCATTCCATCAAGCAAGCCATCGACAGCTACAATCCGCCGGCGGTCTTCATTTATAACACCTGCGTGCCGGCCCTGGTCGGCGACGACATCAACGCCACCTGCAAATCCGCCGCCGAACGTTGGGGCGTGCCGGTAATTCCTATCGATTGTGCCGGTTTTTACGGCACCAAGAATCTGGGCAACCGCATTGCCGGCGACGCCATGGTCAAGCATGTGATCGGCACCCGCGATCCCGATCCTCTGCCACCCGGCACCGAACGGCCCGGCATCAAGGTTCACGACGTCAATCTGGTCGGCGAATACAACATCGCCGGCGAATTCTGGCATGTGTTGCCGTTGCTGGATGAGATGGGCCTGCGGGTTCTTTGCACCCTATCCGGCGACGCCCGCTTCCGCGAAGTGCAGACCATGCACAAGGCCGAAGTCAACATGATGGTGTGCTCCAAGGCCATGGTCAATGTGGCCCGCAAGCTGCAACAAAGCTACGGCACACCCTGGTTCGAAGGCAGCTTCTACGGCATTACCGATACCAGCCAGGCCTTGCGCGACTTTGCTCGGGTGATTAACGATCCCGACTTAATCGAACGTACCGAAGCCATTATCGCCCGCGAAGAAGCGCGTATCCGCGAGTTACTGGCGCCGTGGAAAGAACGCTTGAAAGGCAAGCGGGTGCTGCTGTTTACCGGCGGCGTGAAAAGCTGGTCGGTGATTTCGGCCTTGCAGGATTTAGGGATGGTGGTGGTCGCCACCGGTACCAAGAAATCCACCGAGGAAGACAAGGCGCGGATACGCGAATTGATGGGCGAAGACACTTTGATGATAGAAGATGGTAGTCCGAAACAACTGATCCAGATCGTCCACGATTACAAAGCCGACATTCTGATCGCCGGTGGCCGGAATATGTACACCGCCTTGAAGGCGAAGATTCCGTTCCTGGACATCAATCAGGAGCGGGAATTCGGTTATGAAGGCTATCAAGGCATGCTGGAGTTGGTGCGGCAACTGGCGTTGACGCTGGAAAGTCCGGTTTGGTCGTCGGTCAGGGCGACGGCGCCGTGGAAGACGGCAAAATCGTTGAACACCACGATAGGATGTGCCGACGAAGGAGGCGCATCGGCCGCGAACGATGCCATTCACTCTGCTCAAGCGGTTGGTGCGTAG
- a CDS encoding aldo/keto reductase family protein, giving the protein MTDTNFILSANGVRVPGIIYGTAWKKEHTARLVEQALEAGFRGIDTACQPKHYHEAGVGDALSACVRRGLSRDRIYLQTKFTPLNGHDPLQIPYDPDAVLAEQVSQSFQASLRNLQTDYLDCLVLHSPLADRQQLLEVWRAMEGIFQAGGAKQLGISNCYEPEVFKFLYQAATVKPAVIQNRFYADTDHDRDIRQFCRQQGVIYQSFWTLTANPKILADTVIQDLATTYQRSSAQIFFRYLTQIGIVPLTGTSSVDHMRADLAIFEFKLTEDECAEIQRLL; this is encoded by the coding sequence ATGACTGACACTAACTTTATACTCTCGGCTAATGGCGTGCGGGTGCCCGGCATTATTTACGGCACGGCCTGGAAGAAAGAACACACCGCTCGCTTAGTGGAACAGGCATTGGAAGCCGGCTTTCGCGGTATCGATACGGCCTGCCAACCCAAGCATTACCATGAAGCCGGCGTCGGTGACGCGCTATCGGCCTGCGTCCGGCGTGGATTGAGCCGCGATCGGATTTATCTACAAACCAAATTCACGCCGTTGAACGGCCACGATCCCCTGCAAATCCCGTACGACCCCGATGCGGTATTGGCCGAGCAAGTGTCGCAATCTTTTCAAGCCTCGCTGCGCAATCTGCAAACCGATTATCTGGATTGTCTGGTACTGCATTCGCCGCTGGCCGATCGTCAACAATTGCTGGAAGTCTGGCGGGCCATGGAAGGTATTTTTCAGGCGGGCGGGGCCAAGCAATTGGGCATCAGTAATTGCTACGAGCCCGAAGTGTTCAAGTTTTTATATCAGGCCGCCACGGTCAAACCGGCCGTGATCCAAAACCGGTTTTACGCCGACACTGATCACGACCGCGACATTCGCCAATTTTGCCGCCAGCAAGGGGTTATTTATCAAAGTTTCTGGACTTTGACCGCCAATCCCAAAATCCTGGCCGACACTGTAATCCAAGACCTGGCCACCACATACCAACGCAGCTCGGCGCAAATCTTTTTCCGTTATTTGACTCAAATCGGCATCGTGCCGTTGACCGGCACCAGCTCGGTGGATCACATGCGGGCGGATTTAGCGATTTTCGAATTTAAGCTGACCGAGGATGAATGCGCCGAGATTCAGCGTTTGCTTTAA
- a CDS encoding sensor histidine kinase has translation MDTRIKEIDFIATVTHDLKSPLNVILGTLELIQQDVKSGRVDIEQLLSDLSNAQQAGADMLELVQNMLTTSRMQAGQEQIAPKLISRAQLTEKARIIENTFRNEARCKKVDFSVSVGELPDYVYWDMLKIRLFAINNLISNALKFIGDKGGIVKVLIEQDGNNNVQISVMDDGPGIPMNERASIFCKYVSASNLPRGFQSSGFGLFNAYQTIAMHQGCIEVLDGLNGKGVTFRMKIPANPVAIFQVNKAAVTLS, from the coding sequence ATGGATACCCGCATCAAAGAAATCGATTTTATTGCTACCGTCACGCACGATTTGAAATCGCCACTGAACGTCATTTTGGGCACGCTGGAATTGATCCAGCAGGATGTCAAATCGGGTAGAGTGGATATAGAGCAATTATTGAGCGATTTATCCAACGCCCAACAGGCCGGCGCCGACATGTTGGAGCTGGTGCAAAACATGCTCACCACTTCCAGAATGCAAGCCGGTCAGGAGCAAATCGCGCCTAAACTGATCAGCCGAGCCCAATTGACCGAGAAAGCCCGAATCATCGAGAATACCTTTCGCAACGAAGCGCGATGTAAAAAGGTGGATTTTTCGGTTTCGGTCGGCGAACTGCCGGATTACGTCTATTGGGACATGCTGAAAATTCGCCTGTTTGCCATCAACAACTTAATTTCCAATGCGCTGAAGTTCATCGGTGACAAGGGCGGCATCGTCAAGGTCCTGATCGAACAAGACGGAAACAATAATGTCCAGATCTCGGTAATGGATGATGGTCCAGGCATACCCATGAATGAGCGTGCCAGTATTTTCTGCAAATATGTCTCGGCCTCCAACCTGCCGCGCGGCTTCCAGTCCAGCGGCTTTGGCCTGTTTAACGCCTATCAAACGATTGCGATGCATCAGGGTTGTATCGAGGTGCTTGATGGGCTGAATGGCAAGGGTGTGACGTTCAGAATGAAAATTCCGGCAAACCCGGTTGCAATATTTCAGGTGAATAAGGCGGCGGTCACACTGTCCTAG
- a CDS encoding dinitrogenase iron-molybdenum cofactor biosynthesis protein, with protein sequence MSQLSRELALRVALASRVLPGVDVPKLISVLHEKVGSPLDDEKLKAITVTNLKTGIGSLDGEEDGEDIGIGLENIKLAVRYLWGEEEGDEDLPQAMPYKEGDMPESIRVAVASNSGSLLNGHFGSCIRFLVYQLSRDDYRLIDIRSTVEADSADDRNLFRASMIQDCHVLFVQSIGGPAAAKVIRADIYPIKVPDVIGAVEKLREFQQVFDAPPPWMAKALGRGPEERKRFAAHE encoded by the coding sequence ATGAGTCAATTATCACGAGAACTGGCTTTACGCGTCGCGTTGGCTTCGCGCGTCCTGCCCGGCGTCGATGTACCCAAATTGATCAGTGTGCTGCACGAGAAGGTTGGATCGCCGCTGGATGATGAAAAATTGAAGGCGATTACCGTCACCAATTTGAAGACCGGCATCGGCAGTCTGGATGGCGAAGAAGATGGTGAAGACATCGGTATCGGTCTGGAAAACATCAAGCTGGCGGTTCGTTATTTGTGGGGCGAGGAGGAGGGCGATGAGGATTTGCCGCAAGCCATGCCTTATAAAGAGGGCGATATGCCGGAATCGATTCGCGTGGCCGTGGCTTCCAACAGCGGATCGTTGTTGAACGGCCATTTCGGTTCCTGCATCCGTTTTCTGGTGTATCAATTATCCCGCGACGATTACCGCTTGATCGATATTCGCTCAACCGTGGAAGCCGACAGCGCCGATGACCGCAACTTGTTCCGCGCCAGCATGATCCAGGACTGCCATGTGCTGTTCGTGCAATCGATCGGTGGTCCGGCGGCGGCCAAAGTCATCCGCGCCGATATTTACCCGATCAAGGTGCCGGATGTGATCGGCGCGGTTGAAAAACTGCGTGAATTTCAACAAGTTTTCGATGCGCCACCACCGTGGATGGCGAAAGCCTTGGGCCGCGGTCCCGAGGAAAGAAAACGCTTTGCGGCGCACGAGTAA
- a CDS encoding rhodanese-like domain-containing protein, whose amino-acid sequence MKPFKTVSAVEAEKLIADANPLILDCRDLKDYRAGHIDNAMHVHEQLRDSLLKKGDKARDMLIYCYFGHASEHLAEMFCDFGFKQVYSLAGGYAGWREAHPGQ is encoded by the coding sequence ATGAAGCCGTTCAAAACAGTCTCCGCCGTTGAAGCGGAAAAATTGATAGCCGACGCCAATCCCTTAATCCTGGATTGTCGGGATTTAAAGGATTACCGCGCCGGCCACATTGATAACGCCATGCATGTGCATGAGCAATTGCGCGATAGTCTGCTGAAGAAGGGCGATAAAGCGCGCGATATGCTGATTTATTGCTACTTTGGCCATGCCAGCGAGCATTTGGCGGAGATGTTTTGCGATTTCGGCTTCAAGCAAGTCTACAGTCTGGCGGGCGGTTATGCCGGCTGGCGCGAAGCCCATCCGGGTCAATAA
- a CDS encoding RnfH family protein — MNVGVCYAESERQLWLRLEVPEGSTVQQAIELSGVLSQYPHIDLTTQKVGIFGKLSKLDAPVKEGDRVEIYRKITADPQQVQRRRVEVD; from the coding sequence ATGAACGTAGGGGTGTGTTACGCGGAATCCGAGAGACAATTGTGGTTGCGCCTGGAAGTGCCGGAAGGCAGCACCGTGCAACAGGCTATCGAGTTGTCCGGGGTATTAAGCCAATATCCGCATATCGATCTGACTACGCAAAAAGTCGGTATTTTCGGCAAGCTTTCCAAGTTGGATGCCCCGGTCAAGGAAGGCGACCGGGTGGAAATTTACCGCAAGATCACCGCCGATCCGCAGCAAGTGCAACGGCGCCGAGTTGAAGTTGACTAA
- a CDS encoding electron transport complex subunit E, with protein MKLALFFSQPYRKIAKDGLWDNNVVLTQNLALCPLLAVTGTATNGLGMGLATMVVMLASNGLVSVSRQLIPSEIRIPIFVLLIAALVTLVDIFLNAWMHELHKVLGLFIPLIVTNCVILGRAEAFASKQPVMPSIWDGLMMGVGFTLAMVVLGAAREISGAGTLFANASVLLGDSFRFMELTVIPEYKGFLLMALPPGGFIMLGFMVAAKRLLDKRAVAKQSPSLEIESLQLAEQDS; from the coding sequence ATGAAACTAGCCCTATTCTTTTCCCAACCCTACCGAAAAATCGCCAAAGACGGTTTGTGGGATAACAACGTGGTACTGACTCAAAATCTGGCCCTGTGTCCGTTGCTGGCGGTAACCGGCACCGCTACCAACGGTCTGGGGATGGGCTTGGCAACCATGGTGGTGATGCTGGCTTCCAACGGATTGGTTTCGGTCAGCCGGCAATTGATTCCATCGGAAATTCGGATTCCGATCTTTGTATTGCTGATCGCCGCGCTGGTGACGCTGGTGGATATTTTTTTGAATGCCTGGATGCACGAATTACATAAAGTGCTGGGCCTTTTTATTCCGTTGATCGTGACCAATTGCGTGATTCTGGGCCGGGCGGAAGCCTTCGCTTCCAAACAGCCGGTGATGCCGTCGATCTGGGACGGTTTGATGATGGGGGTCGGATTTACCCTGGCGATGGTGGTTTTGGGCGCGGCGCGGGAAATCAGCGGTGCCGGCACCTTGTTCGCCAATGCCTCGGTATTGCTGGGGGATAGCTTTCGCTTCATGGAACTGACCGTGATTCCCGAGTACAAGGGCTTCCTGCTGATGGCCTTGCCACCGGGTGGCTTCATTATGCTGGGGTTTATGGTGGCGGCCAAGCGCCTGCTGGATAAAAGGGCTGTCGCAAAACAATCACCCAGCCTGGAAATCGAAAGTCTGCAATTGGCCGAACAAGACAGTTAA
- the rsxG gene encoding electron transport complex subunit RsxG, producing MNSDPAHDKPAVEPNTVDALQRIKQKLAAFLEPSNLEQLRPTLSYQTGVLAVFALAASILLGFADLATRDVIQQRLAEDLKASLEAVVPADLYDNNLLADTLALPSAEANLGAAETVFYLAKKEGKVNAVCFKLIAPDGYAGPISLVMGVDKNGEILGVRVIAHVETPGLGDKIEISKSKWVLDFNGKSLDNLSVAQWAVKKDGGVFDQFAGATITPRKVVQAIKRGLELYRTHQTQLVGSANTEAE from the coding sequence ATGAATTCCGATCCCGCACACGATAAACCCGCCGTCGAACCAAATACGGTCGACGCCTTGCAACGTATCAAGCAAAAACTGGCGGCATTCCTGGAACCGTCCAATTTGGAGCAATTACGCCCCACCTTGTCTTATCAAACCGGTGTGTTGGCGGTATTCGCCCTGGCAGCCAGTATCCTGTTGGGTTTTGCCGACTTGGCCACCAGGGACGTGATTCAACAGCGGCTGGCGGAAGATTTAAAAGCCAGTTTGGAAGCGGTAGTGCCGGCGGACTTGTACGACAACAACTTGCTGGCCGATACCCTTGCGCTGCCGTCGGCCGAGGCCAATCTGGGGGCGGCCGAAACGGTGTTTTATTTGGCCAAGAAGGAGGGTAAGGTCAATGCGGTGTGCTTTAAATTGATCGCTCCGGACGGTTATGCCGGCCCTATCAGCCTGGTAATGGGGGTGGATAAAAACGGCGAAATTCTGGGGGTACGGGTTATCGCCCATGTTGAAACCCCTGGGCTGGGAGACAAAATTGAAATCAGCAAATCCAAATGGGTTTTGGACTTTAACGGCAAATCGCTGGACAACCTGAGCGTGGCGCAATGGGCCGTGAAAAAGGACGGTGGGGTGTTCGATCAGTTTGCCGGCGCGACCATTACCCCGCGCAAGGTGGTACAGGCAATCAAGCGTGGCTTGGAATTGTATCGAACCCACCAAACCCAATTGGTGGGCTCCGCAAATACCGAAGCGGAATGA
- a CDS encoding RnfABCDGE type electron transport complex subunit D has product MIIKPISGPHVAAVRRVDDIMRKVILALLPATAWGVLMFGWPALYLCAVTVFSALLFEAFCLKLKGVTAAPYLRDGSAILTGLLVAMTLPPWAPWWIGVVGSAIAIILGKQVYGGLGQNPFNPAMLARVALLISFPIEMTTWVEVKPLLFGPGVLDSLSITFSGLANPDGVTGATTLGAVKTGFSLNQTLPGLLYDYSGILAFIGWERGSLGETSTLLILLGGLWLMREGVIQWQIPLSLLLTIGVLSTLFHMIDAQHYLGPWVHLNSGAVMLVAFFIATDYVTSPNTPLGQMIFGAGCGALIFIIRSWGGYPEGTGFAILLMNAVTPLIDHYIRPRIYGRYRNGKPIDISES; this is encoded by the coding sequence ATGATTATCAAACCTATCAGCGGCCCGCATGTCGCCGCCGTCCGCCGAGTCGACGACATCATGCGCAAAGTGATTCTTGCCCTATTGCCGGCGACGGCCTGGGGTGTGTTGATGTTTGGATGGCCAGCCTTGTATTTGTGCGCGGTTACGGTTTTTTCCGCGCTGCTGTTCGAAGCCTTTTGCCTGAAATTAAAAGGGGTGACCGCCGCGCCTTACCTGCGGGATGGTTCCGCCATTCTGACCGGTCTGTTGGTGGCGATGACTCTGCCGCCGTGGGCGCCTTGGTGGATAGGCGTGGTCGGTTCCGCGATAGCGATCATCCTGGGTAAGCAGGTTTACGGCGGCTTGGGACAAAATCCGTTCAATCCGGCCATGCTGGCGCGGGTGGCCTTGCTGATTTCGTTTCCGATCGAGATGACGACCTGGGTCGAGGTAAAACCCTTGCTGTTCGGGCCCGGGGTTTTGGATAGTCTGAGTATTACCTTTTCCGGCCTGGCCAATCCGGATGGCGTCACCGGCGCCACCACCTTGGGCGCGGTCAAGACCGGATTTTCCCTGAATCAAACCCTGCCTGGCTTGCTGTACGACTATTCCGGTATCCTGGCCTTTATCGGCTGGGAACGCGGCAGTCTGGGCGAAACCTCCACCTTGCTGATTCTGTTGGGCGGGCTATGGCTGATGCGGGAAGGCGTCATTCAATGGCAGATTCCGTTGTCCTTGCTATTGACGATTGGCGTGCTGTCGACCCTGTTTCATATGATTGATGCGCAGCATTATCTGGGGCCATGGGTGCATTTGAATTCCGGCGCGGTGATGCTGGTTGCGTTTTTTATCGCCACCGATTACGTCACCTCGCCCAATACGCCGCTGGGACAGATGATTTTTGGAGCCGGCTGCGGCGCGCTGATTTTTATTATCCGCAGCTGGGGCGGTTATCCGGAAGGCACCGGTTTTGCGATCTTGTTGATGAATGCCGTCACGCCGTTGATTGATCATTACATTCGTCCACGCATCTACGGGCGTTACCGTAACGGCAAGCCCATCGACATCAGCGAATCTTGA